In Choloepus didactylus isolate mChoDid1 chromosome 6, mChoDid1.pri, whole genome shotgun sequence, one DNA window encodes the following:
- the LOC119536005 gene encoding cyclic AMP-dependent transcription factor ATF-1-like: MEASHKSNSPETAPQPSSAVQGAHISHIAQQMSLRGSAPVTIVPLPGEQIQVQGVIQTAQSSVIHPPHVQTASSLSESEESQDSSDSIGSSQKTHGILARRPSYRKILKDLSSEDIRGRKGDGENPGVSTVTSMSVPTPIYQTSTGQYIAIAPNGALQLASPGTDGVQGLQTLTMTNSGSSQQGTTTILQYAQTSDGQQILVPSNQVVVQTASGDMQTYQIRTTPTASSLPQTVVMTSPVNLTSQTTKTDDPQLKREIRLMKNREAARECRRKKKEYVKCLENRVAVLENQNKTLIEELKTLKDLYSHKSV; the protein is encoded by the coding sequence ATGGAAGCTTCGCACAAGAGTAACTCTCCAGAGACAGCACCTCAACCAAGTTCAGCAGTTCAGGGAGCTCATATCTCTCATATTGCTCAACAGATGTCACTAAGAGGATCTGCGCCAGTGACAATTGTACCTCTTCCTGGAGAGCAAATACAGGTTCAGGGGGTCATCCAGACAGCTCAGTCTTCTGTAATTCACCCACCACACGTGCAAACGGCATCATCCTTATCAGAAAGTGAGGAGTCTCAAGACTCATCTGATAGCATAGGCTCCTCACAGAAAACCCATGGGATTCTAGCACGGCGCCCatcttacagaaaaattttgaaaGACCTATCTTCTGAAGATATACGGGGCAGAAAAGGAGACGGAGAAAACCCTGGAGTCTCTACTGTCACTTCTATGTCTGTTCCAACTCCCATCTATCAGACTAGCACCGGCCAGTACATTGCCATTGCCCCAAATGGAGCCTTACAGCTGGCCAGTCCAGGCACAGATGGAGTACAGGGACTTCAGACATTAACCATGACAAATTCAGGCAGTTCTCAGCAAGGTACAACAACAATTCTCCAGTATGCACAGACCTCTGATGGACAGCAAATACTTGTGCCCAGCAATCAGGTGGTGGTACAGACTGCATCAGGAGATATGCAGACATATCAGATCCGTACCACACCGACTGCTTCTTCGTTGCCACAAACTGTGGTAATGACATCGCCTGTGAATCTTACATCTCAGACAACTAAGACAGATGACCCccaactgaaaagagaaataaggtTAATGAAAAACAGAGAGGCTGCTCGAGAATGtcggagaaagaagaaagaatatgtgaaaTGCCTGGAAAATCGAGTTGCAGTCctggaaaatcaaaataaaactttaatagaAGAGTTAAAAACTTTGAAGGATCTTTATTCCCATAAAAGTGTTTGA